One region of Marinitoga sp. 1197 genomic DNA includes:
- a CDS encoding chemotaxis protein CheW, with amino-acid sequence MQKEILSFEISNQEFGIDVEYVEMVIEKEDITPVPNAREFIEGIVNLRGRIVPVFDLTKILDLEIDEDFEFDSIIIMKHNKEELGILVNKVNNVISFDDEKLDILPSKSGKFIGKVNGVLKISNRLIVYLNLENLFESIEV; translated from the coding sequence ATGCAAAAAGAAATTTTATCTTTTGAAATTTCAAATCAGGAATTTGGAATCGATGTTGAATATGTGGAAATGGTTATTGAAAAAGAGGATATTACGCCTGTTCCAAATGCAAGAGAATTCATTGAGGGAATTGTAAATTTGAGAGGAAGAATTGTACCAGTTTTTGATTTAACAAAAATTTTAGACTTAGAAATTGATGAAGATTTCGAATTTGATAGTATAATTATAATGAAACATAATAAAGAAGAATTGGGAATATTAGTAAACAAAGTAAATAATGTAATTTCTTTTGATGATGAAAAACTAGATATTCTCCCATCAAAGAGCGGAAAATTCATCGGGAAAGTTAATGGAGTTTTAAAAATAAGTAACAGGTTAATTGTATATCTTAACCTTGAAAATCTATTTGAATCAATAGAAGTATAA
- a CDS encoding chemotaxis protein CheA, with protein MGEMDVYLNVFIEEANENLQKLNDELLDLESNPDNMEKVNEIFRVMHTFKGMAGTMGFDKIAKVSHKMENILDKIRKGETKVTSDLIDLLFKTLDALNESIADISNGGKGNLTSLDDLISILEKYIMENIETSQNPNENIPVPSQTANASDKLSHLDDITRESLKNLYNAAKEKNLNFFLINVKFDKNVQLKAARAFMVLHKIDDLGGEVVYTNPSSQDIEDEKFDLEIELGVIINVSADELRESLLGISEVESIAINAFESEDFEKQNSVPKEINNNKKESVSVEKPSTSKKKIQLQSVRVDIEKLDQLMNLMAELVISRSRITETLRKYEIKDVDESLANLSRITLDLQNIVMKIRMIPIAFVFNRFPRLVRDTAKKLKKEVNLIIEGEDTELDRTVVDEIGDPLIHLIRNAIDHGIEPIDERIKKGKSKVGTIKLSAWHEGDGVVISVEDDGKGLDREVIANKAVEKGLVDSSMIQTMSDEEIFSFIFLPGFSTKKQATDLSGRGVGMDVVKTVVESLNGSVTISSKKDIGTKIIIRLPLTLSIIQVLLVTIDDFVYAIPIANIDTTQKMTDGDIRIVQGNEVFVLRGEVIPLIRLRNVFKMERNDNNYIEKVVIVKTANKKYGVVVDSLLGQDDIVIKPLGKYLNSVKEFSGGAILGDGRIALILDITNLNEI; from the coding sequence ATGGGAGAAATGGATGTTTATTTAAATGTTTTTATCGAAGAAGCAAATGAAAATTTACAAAAACTAAACGATGAATTATTAGATTTAGAATCCAATCCAGATAATATGGAAAAAGTAAATGAAATTTTCAGGGTTATGCATACCTTTAAAGGTATGGCAGGTACTATGGGATTTGACAAAATTGCAAAAGTATCACATAAAATGGAAAATATTCTGGACAAAATAAGGAAAGGCGAAACAAAAGTTACCTCAGATTTAATTGATTTACTTTTTAAAACACTTGATGCTCTTAATGAAAGTATAGCAGATATTTCAAATGGTGGAAAAGGAAATTTAACTTCTTTAGATGATTTAATATCTATATTAGAAAAATACATTATGGAAAATATAGAGACATCACAAAATCCAAATGAAAATATTCCAGTTCCATCTCAAACTGCTAATGCTTCTGATAAATTATCTCATTTAGATGATATAACAAGAGAATCATTAAAGAATTTATATAATGCCGCAAAAGAAAAGAACCTTAACTTCTTTTTGATTAATGTTAAATTTGATAAAAACGTACAGTTAAAAGCCGCAAGAGCTTTTATGGTTTTACACAAAATCGATGATTTGGGAGGTGAAGTTGTTTATACAAACCCATCATCACAGGATATAGAAGATGAAAAATTCGACCTCGAAATTGAATTAGGCGTAATAATAAATGTCTCTGCTGATGAGTTAAGAGAAAGTCTATTAGGAATTTCTGAAGTTGAGAGCATTGCTATAAATGCTTTTGAAAGTGAGGATTTTGAAAAGCAGAATAGTGTCCCAAAGGAAATAAACAACAATAAAAAAGAGAGTGTCTCAGTGGAAAAGCCTTCCACATCAAAGAAAAAAATACAACTTCAATCAGTAAGGGTCGATATTGAAAAATTAGATCAATTGATGAATTTAATGGCTGAATTGGTTATTTCAAGAAGTAGAATAACTGAAACATTAAGAAAATATGAAATAAAAGATGTTGATGAAAGTCTTGCAAATTTAAGTAGAATAACTCTTGATTTACAAAATATTGTTATGAAAATCAGAATGATTCCTATTGCATTTGTTTTCAATAGATTCCCCAGACTTGTTAGAGATACTGCAAAAAAATTAAAAAAAGAAGTAAATTTAATAATTGAAGGTGAAGATACTGAACTTGATAGAACTGTTGTAGATGAAATAGGTGATCCTTTAATTCATTTAATAAGAAATGCTATAGATCATGGAATCGAGCCTATTGATGAGAGAATAAAGAAAGGAAAATCAAAGGTTGGTACTATTAAATTATCCGCATGGCATGAAGGTGATGGAGTTGTAATTAGTGTTGAAGATGATGGAAAAGGATTAGATAGAGAAGTAATCGCAAACAAAGCAGTAGAAAAAGGACTTGTTGATTCTTCTATGATTCAAACAATGAGTGATGAAGAAATTTTCTCATTTATATTTCTACCTGGATTTTCTACTAAGAAACAAGCAACAGATTTATCCGGTCGTGGTGTTGGGATGGATGTTGTTAAAACCGTTGTTGAATCCTTAAATGGTAGTGTTACTATCTCTTCAAAAAAAGATATTGGAACAAAAATAATTATAAGACTTCCATTGACATTATCCATAATACAGGTTTTGTTAGTAACAATTGACGATTTTGTTTATGCAATACCAATTGCCAATATTGATACAACACAAAAAATGACAGATGGTGATATTAGAATAGTTCAGGGAAATGAGGTTTTTGTTTTAAGAGGTGAGGTCATTCCTTTAATAAGATTAAGAAATGTCTTTAAAATGGAAAGAAATGATAATAATTATATAGAAAAGGTTGTTATTGTAAAAACCGCAAATAAAAAATATGGTGTTGTCGTTGACAGTCTTTTAGGACAGGATGACATAGTTATAAAACCTTTGGGAAAATATTTAAATAGTGTAAAAGAATTCAGTGGCGGTGCAATTTTAGGTGATGGTAGAATAGCTTTAATACTTGACATCACAAACCTAAATGAAATATAA